One Coleofasciculus sp. FACHB-T130 genomic region harbors:
- a CDS encoding PD40 domain-containing protein: MKRNLFLSVFVALASLLSSCTGSGRLMSFPFDSAGRSLNSPASDINPQIASRYIVLISDRRSSQDVYLFDTVDRRLIDLPGLNSLDAIASDPAVSADGRYIVFAASRQGRSGIYLYDRETRQLRNLAQNVQAEVRNPTISADGSMIAFESSENGQWDIVVSDRSGQTLNLPAPP, from the coding sequence GTGAAACGTAACCTTTTTCTATCAGTCTTTGTTGCCTTAGCCAGTTTATTGAGTAGTTGTACTGGCTCAGGTCGTCTTATGAGTTTTCCCTTTGATTCAGCAGGGCGAAGTTTAAATAGCCCAGCTTCTGACATTAATCCTCAAATCGCCAGTCGGTACATTGTGCTAATTTCTGACCGGCGCAGCAGTCAGGATGTTTACCTTTTCGACACGGTGGATCGGCGTTTGATTGATTTGCCTGGATTAAATTCCCTGGATGCGATCGCATCTGACCCTGCTGTTTCCGCTGATGGTCGTTACATTGTCTTTGCTGCAAGTCGTCAGGGTCGGTCGGGAATCTATCTCTATGACCGCGAAACTCGCCAGTTAAGAAATCTCGCGCAAAACGTGCAAGCAGAAGTAAGAAATCCAACGATTAGCGCCGATGGCAGTATGATTGCCTTTGAATCTAGTGAAAATGGTCAATGGGATATTGTGGTTAGCGATCGCTCTGGACAAACACTAAATCTTCCAGCACCTCCTTGA
- a CDS encoding PD40 domain-containing protein yields MGLTGCLDTQLFNPPQILTGGINSQTPDEYPAYSSDGRYLAFASDRNNNRDIFLYDLQQHRLVDLPNINRRDSRQDQPALNADGRFIAYVSSERGKTDIFVYDRQTQRSELLTSSIRGSVRHPTISGDGRYVAFETSQLGQWHIATVERGTSATNSGSLQQ; encoded by the coding sequence ATGGGGCTAACTGGTTGTCTTGATACCCAGCTCTTCAACCCGCCGCAAATACTGACTGGCGGTATCAACAGCCAGACCCCTGACGAATATCCCGCCTACAGCAGTGACGGTCGCTATCTCGCCTTTGCTTCTGACCGCAATAATAATCGAGACATTTTCCTTTACGACTTGCAGCAACACCGTCTCGTTGATCTTCCCAATATCAATCGTCGCGACTCCAGACAGGATCAACCCGCTTTGAATGCTGATGGTCGATTTATTGCTTATGTTTCTAGCGAACGAGGCAAGACGGATATCTTTGTCTACGACCGTCAAACTCAACGCTCCGAATTGCTCACTAGCAGCATCCGAGGCTCGGTACGCCATCCCACTATTTCCGGTGATGGTCGCTACGTGGCGTTTGAAACTAGCCAGTTAGGCCAATGGCATATTGCAACTGTAGAAAGAGGAACTTCAGCAACAAATTCTGGCTCTTTACAACAGTAG
- a CDS encoding PD40 domain-containing protein encodes MAGLVVACTPVNRSTGPVALNSRYTDEQPALSGNGRLLAFVSNRNGSRQIWLYDLQQRQFVDVPRLNRQDAIAENPSLSQNGRYIVYIASDQGRPEVELYDRSTKSSQILTMGYRGWVRNPSISPDGRYIAFESSSRGQWDVEVLDRGPNIELDIPDGSPSASP; translated from the coding sequence ATGGCTGGGTTAGTTGTTGCCTGTACCCCAGTCAATCGCTCAACAGGGCCAGTTGCTCTTAACAGTCGTTATACAGATGAGCAACCGGCTTTGAGCGGCAATGGTCGGTTGCTCGCCTTTGTTTCTAACCGCAATGGCAGCCGACAGATTTGGCTGTACGACTTGCAGCAGCGGCAGTTTGTAGATGTACCGCGCTTGAACCGACAAGACGCGATCGCAGAAAATCCCAGTCTCAGTCAGAACGGTCGTTACATTGTCTACATTGCCAGCGACCAAGGACGCCCGGAAGTTGAACTTTACGATCGCAGCACCAAATCCTCACAAATTCTTACAATGGGCTATCGCGGTTGGGTGCGAAATCCTAGCATTAGTCCAGATGGTCGCTATATTGCCTTTGAAAGCAGCAGTCGCGGTCAGTGGGATGTAGAGGTGCTAGACCGGGGGCCTAATATTGAGTTAGATATCCCCGATGGCAGTCCATCTGCCTCTCCCTGA